In Collimonas arenae, a single genomic region encodes these proteins:
- the galE gene encoding UDP-glucose 4-epimerase GalE: MKKTIVLTGATGYIGSHTWCALLAAGYNVIGLDNLCNSMYAVVERVATISGEKLHFIEGDVRDATLLDSLFSKYQIDAVIHFAALKAVGESVEKPLAYYDTNLNGLLNLCQVMAQHTVKTLVFSSSATVYGNPESVPIVENSPLRPTNPYGQTKVMSEQILHDLELSDPDWRIGYLRYFNPVGAHESGLIGEDPLGLPNNLMPYVAQVAVGKRDKLRVYGGDYPTEDGTGVRDYIHVMDLAEGHVSALSHLLHKGASFTVNLGAGKGVSVLQVISSYEKACGHSIPYEIVARRPGDVPAYCADPSLAAEILNWRATRDLNTICADSWRWQNMNPNGFSDA, encoded by the coding sequence ATGAAGAAAACCATTGTTCTCACTGGGGCAACCGGATATATAGGCTCTCATACTTGGTGCGCCTTGCTTGCCGCCGGATATAACGTCATCGGTCTGGATAATCTTTGCAATAGCATGTATGCAGTTGTAGAACGAGTTGCCACGATTTCCGGTGAAAAATTGCATTTCATCGAAGGGGATGTGCGCGATGCTACTTTGCTAGATAGTCTTTTCTCAAAGTACCAAATAGATGCAGTAATCCATTTTGCCGCCCTGAAAGCCGTGGGAGAATCGGTAGAAAAACCGCTTGCATATTACGATACGAATCTAAATGGCTTGTTGAATTTATGTCAGGTTATGGCGCAGCATACCGTCAAAACTTTGGTATTTAGTTCATCTGCAACGGTTTACGGTAATCCGGAATCGGTGCCAATCGTGGAAAACTCTCCTCTGCGTCCAACCAATCCCTATGGCCAAACCAAAGTGATGAGCGAGCAAATTTTGCATGACCTGGAACTCTCTGACCCAGATTGGCGCATCGGCTATTTACGCTACTTCAATCCCGTTGGCGCTCATGAAAGTGGTTTGATCGGTGAAGATCCTCTTGGCCTGCCTAACAACTTGATGCCCTACGTGGCGCAGGTTGCTGTTGGCAAGCGGGATAAATTACGCGTTTATGGTGGTGACTATCCAACGGAGGACGGTACTGGCGTGCGTGATTATATTCACGTGATGGATTTGGCTGAGGGACACGTCTCGGCACTTTCGCATTTACTTCACAAAGGTGCATCATTCACAGTCAATCTCGGTGCTGGGAAAGGTGTCAGCGTGCTGCAAGTAATTAGCAGCTATGAGAAAGCATGCGGCCACTCAATTCCTTATGAAATTGTCGCAAGACGCCCCGGTGACGTACCCGCCTACTGCGCGGATCCGTCGCTGGCCGCTGAAATCCTCAATTGGCGGGCGACCCGCGACCTCAATACTATTTGTGCCGACTCGTGGCGTTGGCAGAATATGAATCCAAACGGTTTTTCTGATGCCTAA
- a CDS encoding efflux transporter outer membrane subunit, with product MFNTLPKHLTGTLLLAGVLSGCTLAPTYVRPEAPVAGSYPAAAEGKAQLDAVELGWREFFPDQRLQALIASALENNRDLRTAALNIEEARAQYGITAADALPNFNGNFSRTRGRTASDQLVPGQPAVGTAYAVGLNMTAFELDFFGRVRSLKDAALATYLATEEAKQSAQISLISQVAQAYLTEQSYAEQQRLAQQTLDSRLDDYKLDKMRFEVGASSALDLRNSETLVQSARVSLATLVRQREQATNALVLLVGKPLGDLPAPQSLSDEKIVTDIPAGLPSDLLNRRPDIRQAEQQLRSANANIGAARAAFFPTISLTAGIGNSSTSLGSLFSAGSRTWSFVPQLTLPIFEGGRNRANLSLSEIRKNLAIANYEKTIQSAFREVSDALVARGTLEEQLAAQDAFLKAQEERVKLTDLRYKNGIASSTDRLNAQRDLFSAQQSLIQTRQLRLNNAIDLYRSLGGGLNENTVTTKS from the coding sequence ATGTTTAACACTTTACCCAAGCACTTGACCGGCACCCTGCTGCTGGCAGGCGTCCTCTCGGGTTGCACCTTGGCGCCGACCTACGTGCGGCCGGAGGCGCCTGTAGCTGGCAGCTACCCGGCTGCTGCCGAAGGCAAGGCGCAACTGGATGCGGTGGAACTCGGTTGGCGCGAGTTCTTCCCGGACCAGCGCCTGCAGGCGTTGATCGCATCCGCGCTGGAAAACAATCGTGACTTGCGTACCGCAGCCTTGAACATCGAGGAAGCGCGGGCGCAGTACGGCATCACCGCCGCCGATGCCTTGCCTAACTTTAACGGCAACTTCAGCCGTACCCGCGGCCGTACCGCCTCGGATCAACTGGTCCCTGGCCAACCGGCGGTAGGTACCGCCTACGCGGTCGGGCTGAACATGACAGCATTCGAGCTGGATTTCTTTGGCCGCGTGCGCAGCCTGAAAGATGCAGCGCTGGCGACCTATCTGGCAACAGAAGAAGCCAAGCAATCGGCACAAATCAGTTTGATTTCGCAGGTCGCCCAAGCTTATCTGACAGAGCAGTCATATGCCGAGCAACAACGGTTGGCGCAGCAAACCCTGGATAGTCGTCTGGATGACTACAAGCTCGACAAGATGCGCTTTGAAGTAGGCGCATCTTCCGCGCTCGACCTGAGAAACTCGGAAACCCTGGTCCAATCCGCCCGCGTATCGCTGGCGACGCTGGTGCGTCAGCGCGAGCAAGCCACCAACGCCCTGGTGCTACTGGTCGGCAAGCCATTGGGCGACCTGCCAGCGCCGCAATCGTTGTCGGATGAAAAAATCGTCACCGACATTCCCGCCGGCCTGCCATCCGACTTGCTGAACCGCCGTCCCGATATCCGCCAGGCTGAGCAGCAGTTGCGCTCCGCCAATGCAAATATCGGCGCTGCGCGTGCGGCTTTCTTCCCGACCATTTCACTGACGGCTGGCATCGGCAATTCCAGCACCTCACTGGGCAGCCTGTTCTCGGCAGGCAGCCGCACCTGGTCATTCGTACCGCAATTGACACTGCCGATTTTTGAAGGCGGACGCAACCGCGCCAATCTGTCGCTGAGCGAGATTCGCAAGAATCTGGCGATTGCCAATTACGAAAAAACCATACAGAGCGCCTTCAGGGAAGTTTCCGATGCGCTGGTCGCTCGCGGCACACTGGAAGAGCAGTTGGCCGCGCAAGACGCCTTCCTCAAGGCCCAGGAAGAACGGGTCAAGCTGACCGATTTGCGCTACAAGAACGGCATCGCCAGTTCAACCGACCGTTTGAATGCCCAGCGCGATCTGTTCTCGGCGCAGCAATCCTTGATTCAAACACGGCAGCTGCGTTTGAATAATGCGATCGATCTGTATCGGTCGTTGGGCGGTGGGTTGAATGAAAATACGGTGACAACCAAATCGTGA
- a CDS encoding efflux RND transporter permease subunit has protein sequence MGKFFIDRPVFAWVLAIFILLGGALAITQLPVAQYPSIAPPTIVVSAAYPGATAQTIDDSVTSLIEQEMNGADGLQYIESQSQADGSVSITVTFSPETNADLAAVDVQNRLKRVEARLPAVVTQNGVQVTKSRSNFLMFIGLSSTDGKLDPIALGDYLSRNVLNEIKRVPGVGQAQLFGTERAMRIWIDPAKLVGLNLTPADVTAAITAQNALVAGGTLGDLPSPGSQQISATVVATGQLNTVEQFGKIQLRANSDGSIVRLRDVARIEIGGQSYATAGRLDGKPTSFVGVQLSPTANALGTATAVKAKMKELSKYFPAGVTYEIPYDTSKFVKISIEEVVKTLVEAIILVFLVMYLFLQNIRYTLIPTVVVPVALMGTFATLLLFGFSINVLTMFGMVLAIGILIDDAIVVVENVERIMSEEGLSPREATRKAMGQITGALIGITLVLIAVFIPMAFFSGAVGAIYRQFSLSMVASMVFSVLMAFTLTPALCATILKPVEKGHHHEKTGFFGWFNRKFNATTNSYQGFVAKMLTKTGRYLVVYGAILICVGVLYTRLPASFLPSEDQGYIVTNVQLPAGASSNRTLEVIKQIEAYYGKLPAVANVVAITGFSFSGNGQNAGLVFTPLKDWSERGPAESADAIAGKAFGVFSQIKDAIVYPLNPPPIPELGNATGFTFRLQDRSGQGHAALTAARNQLLGMASQSKILAGVRPEGLEDSPQLQLNIDRDKANALGVSFSAINSTLSTALGSSYVNDFPNQGRQQRVIVQADAPQRLQPEDLARLYVKNTQGTMVPFSSFTSSEWTKGPVQLTRYNGYPAMKISGGASPGHSTGEAMDEMEALTAKLPPGFGFEWTGQSLEEKTSGSQAPMLYLLSLIAVFLVLAALYESTSIPLAVMLVVPLGILGALLGVTLRGMPNDVYFKVGMITVVGLSAKNAILIIEFAKDLQAEGKGLIEATLEAVHLRFRPILMTSFAFILGVLPLAIKTGAGSGSQRAIGTGVMGGMITATVLAVFLVPVFFVVVRRFFKGSERLQKLHDANKKIDVESQHV, from the coding sequence ATGGGCAAGTTTTTCATCGATCGCCCCGTATTTGCGTGGGTGCTCGCGATATTCATCCTGCTCGGGGGTGCTCTGGCGATCACGCAGTTACCGGTGGCCCAGTATCCTTCGATTGCACCGCCGACGATTGTCGTCAGCGCTGCTTATCCCGGCGCCACCGCGCAAACCATTGACGATAGCGTTACCAGCCTGATCGAACAGGAAATGAACGGCGCCGATGGCTTGCAGTACATCGAATCGCAAAGCCAGGCCGACGGCTCGGTATCCATCACCGTGACGTTTTCGCCAGAAACCAACGCCGACCTGGCTGCGGTGGATGTGCAAAACCGTCTGAAACGCGTGGAAGCGCGGCTCCCGGCAGTTGTGACCCAGAATGGCGTACAGGTCACCAAGTCGCGCAGTAACTTCCTGATGTTTATCGGTCTCTCGTCGACCGACGGCAAGCTTGATCCGATTGCGTTGGGCGATTATTTGTCGCGCAACGTGCTCAATGAAATCAAACGTGTGCCTGGCGTCGGTCAGGCACAGCTGTTCGGTACCGAACGCGCCATGCGGATCTGGATCGACCCCGCCAAGCTGGTCGGTCTCAACCTGACTCCGGCGGACGTCACCGCCGCCATCACCGCGCAAAATGCGCTGGTTGCGGGCGGTACGCTGGGTGATCTGCCTAGCCCTGGCTCGCAGCAGATTTCTGCAACCGTGGTGGCGACCGGCCAGTTGAATACCGTCGAACAGTTCGGCAAGATCCAGCTGCGCGCCAATTCGGATGGTTCCATTGTCCGTCTGCGCGATGTTGCGCGTATTGAAATCGGTGGCCAGTCGTATGCCACTGCCGGCCGTCTGGACGGTAAGCCGACTTCCTTCGTCGGTGTGCAATTGTCGCCAACTGCGAATGCTTTGGGCACCGCAACGGCAGTCAAAGCCAAGATGAAAGAGCTGTCCAAGTACTTCCCGGCCGGCGTTACCTACGAGATCCCTTACGATACGTCGAAATTCGTCAAGATTTCGATTGAAGAAGTGGTCAAGACTTTGGTGGAAGCGATCATCCTGGTGTTCCTGGTGATGTACCTGTTCCTGCAGAACATCCGCTATACCCTGATTCCGACAGTGGTTGTGCCGGTCGCGCTGATGGGTACTTTCGCCACGCTGCTGCTGTTCGGCTTCTCGATCAACGTCCTGACCATGTTCGGCATGGTGCTGGCGATCGGTATCCTGATCGACGATGCGATTGTGGTGGTAGAAAACGTCGAGCGCATCATGAGCGAAGAAGGTTTGTCGCCACGTGAAGCAACCCGCAAGGCGATGGGCCAGATCACCGGCGCGCTGATCGGTATCACGCTGGTGCTGATCGCCGTGTTCATCCCTATGGCATTCTTCAGCGGCGCGGTGGGTGCGATTTATCGCCAGTTCTCGTTGTCGATGGTAGCTTCAATGGTGTTCTCGGTATTGATGGCGTTCACGCTGACGCCGGCACTGTGCGCCACCATCCTGAAACCTGTGGAAAAAGGCCATCATCACGAAAAAACAGGCTTCTTCGGCTGGTTCAACCGCAAGTTCAACGCTACTACCAACAGCTATCAGGGCTTTGTCGCCAAGATGCTGACCAAGACCGGTCGCTACCTGGTGGTGTATGGCGCCATCCTGATCTGCGTTGGAGTGTTGTACACCCGTCTGCCAGCATCATTCCTGCCAAGCGAAGATCAGGGCTATATTGTCACTAACGTGCAATTGCCTGCCGGCGCCAGCAGCAACCGCACCCTGGAGGTGATCAAGCAGATCGAAGCGTATTACGGGAAATTGCCTGCGGTAGCCAATGTGGTGGCGATTACCGGCTTCAGCTTCTCCGGTAACGGTCAGAATGCCGGCCTGGTATTCACGCCGCTCAAGGACTGGAGCGAGCGTGGACCTGCTGAATCGGCTGACGCGATTGCCGGCAAGGCATTTGGCGTGTTCTCGCAAATCAAGGACGCCATCGTCTATCCGCTGAATCCTCCGCCAATCCCGGAACTGGGTAACGCTACCGGCTTTACCTTCCGCCTGCAAGACCGTTCGGGACAAGGACATGCGGCATTGACCGCTGCACGCAATCAGTTGCTCGGCATGGCTTCCCAAAGCAAAATTTTGGCAGGGGTGCGACCTGAAGGTTTGGAAGATTCGCCGCAGCTGCAACTCAATATCGACCGCGACAAGGCGAATGCGCTGGGCGTATCGTTCAGCGCCATCAACAGCACGCTGTCGACTGCACTCGGTTCGTCCTACGTCAATGACTTCCCTAACCAGGGACGCCAGCAACGCGTGATCGTGCAAGCGGATGCACCGCAACGCCTGCAACCGGAAGACCTCGCCAGGCTGTATGTCAAGAACACCCAGGGCACCATGGTGCCGTTCTCGTCATTCACCAGCTCGGAGTGGACCAAGGGCCCTGTGCAACTGACGCGTTATAACGGCTATCCGGCGATGAAAATCTCCGGCGGCGCCTCGCCTGGCCATAGTACTGGTGAAGCCATGGATGAAATGGAAGCACTGACTGCCAAACTGCCGCCAGGCTTCGGCTTTGAATGGACAGGCCAGTCGCTGGAAGAAAAAACGTCCGGTTCGCAAGCGCCGATGCTGTACCTGCTGTCGCTGATCGCCGTATTCCTGGTGCTGGCGGCGTTGTATGAAAGCACTTCGATTCCTCTGGCAGTGATGCTGGTGGTGCCGCTGGGTATTCTCGGTGCGTTGCTGGGCGTGACTTTGCGCGGCATGCCGAACGACGTCTACTTTAAGGTCGGGATGATTACCGTGGTCGGTTTGTCGGCAAAGAACGCGATTCTGATCATCGAATTCGCTAAAGATTTGCAAGCTGAAGGCAAGGGCCTGATCGAAGCTACCCTGGAGGCAGTCCATCTGCGCTTCCGTCCGATCCTGATGACGTCGTTTGCGTTCATCCTCGGCGTGTTGCCGCTGGCGATCAAGACCGGCGCCGGTTCAGGCAGCCAGCGCGCAATCGGTACCGGCGTCATGGGCGGCATGATCACAGCGACAGTCCTGGCCGTGTTCCTGGTGCCGGTGTTCTTCGTGGTGGTGCGCAGGTTCTTCAAAGGCAGCGAACGCCTGCAGAAGCTGCATGATGCCAACAAAAAAATAGATGTGGAGAGTCAGCATGTTTAA
- a CDS encoding efflux RND transporter periplasmic adaptor subunit — MNSVSSISRLTRITLAVAVLSAVAACGKKPDAQGAPPPAGVSIITIAPERLALTTELPGRLEATRIAQIGARAAGIVLKRTFREGSDVKAGQTLYLIDPAPLRAAYDSAQATLAKAEANLTTATLKAQRYKPLVEVNAVSKQDYDDTVAVQKQAAADVASAKAARETASLNLGYATVISPISGRIGKALVTEGALVGQGEVTQLATVQQIDPIYVNLTQSSTDILKLQEAMRNGQLQSAGQGQAKVTLETEDGHAYPQAGKLLFSDLTVDPNTGSVTLRAEFPNPDHSLLPGMYVRAKLEQAVNASALTVPQQAVQRDLNGASVFLVGAGNKVTVQPVKADTAQGNSWIVTDGLKAGDKVIVDGLQKVKPGAVVNPSPWHPAAAPAANATAAAAAAAPQADSTSKAK; from the coding sequence ATGAATTCAGTTAGCTCTATCAGTCGTCTCACGCGTATCACCCTGGCCGTCGCGGTATTGTCCGCAGTTGCCGCTTGCGGCAAAAAGCCAGACGCTCAAGGAGCACCGCCTCCAGCCGGCGTTTCCATCATCACTATCGCACCGGAACGGCTCGCCCTCACAACCGAATTGCCTGGTCGCTTGGAAGCTACCCGCATCGCCCAGATCGGCGCCCGCGCCGCCGGCATCGTGCTCAAACGTACTTTCCGTGAAGGTAGCGATGTCAAGGCTGGCCAGACTCTGTACCTGATCGATCCGGCTCCGCTACGCGCTGCCTATGACAGTGCGCAGGCTACGCTCGCAAAGGCTGAAGCCAATCTGACTACCGCCACGCTGAAAGCCCAGCGCTATAAGCCGCTGGTGGAAGTGAATGCGGTCAGCAAACAGGATTATGACGACACCGTGGCTGTCCAAAAGCAAGCCGCGGCAGATGTTGCATCCGCAAAAGCCGCCCGTGAAACTGCCAGCCTGAACCTGGGCTACGCGACAGTGATCTCGCCAATTTCGGGCCGCATCGGCAAAGCGCTGGTAACCGAAGGCGCGCTGGTTGGCCAGGGCGAAGTGACGCAGCTGGCAACCGTACAGCAGATCGATCCGATCTACGTCAACCTGACCCAGTCCAGCACTGACATCCTCAAATTGCAGGAAGCAATGCGCAACGGTCAGCTGCAAAGCGCGGGCCAGGGCCAGGCCAAGGTCACTCTCGAAACCGAAGATGGCCATGCCTATCCGCAAGCAGGCAAGCTGCTGTTCTCGGATCTGACGGTTGATCCGAATACCGGCTCGGTTACCTTGCGCGCTGAATTCCCTAATCCGGACCACAGCCTGCTGCCGGGCATGTACGTACGCGCCAAGCTGGAGCAGGCAGTCAATGCCTCAGCCCTGACCGTGCCGCAACAAGCCGTCCAGCGCGACCTCAACGGCGCGTCGGTGTTCTTGGTCGGCGCCGGCAACAAAGTGACAGTACAGCCAGTGAAAGCCGACACCGCGCAAGGCAACAGCTGGATCGTTACTGACGGCTTGAAAGCTGGCGACAAGGTCATCGTCGACGGTTTGCAAAAAGTGAAACCAGGCGCGGTGGTCAATCCATCGCCTTGGCATCCGGCTGCCGCTCCAGCAGCAAATGCAACCGCAGCAGCCGCAGCCGCCGCTCCGCAAGCTGATTCAACATCTAAAGCTAAATAA
- a CDS encoding TetR family transcriptional regulator, with protein sequence MARSTKEEALETRGRILDAAAEVFHQHGVSRTTLADVASAADVTRGAIYWHFKNKSDLFDAMCERVRLPMEAMIEKTADENAHDPLNQFRNRCLYTLQEATLNPQSRKIFEIVLHKCELVDPEDPIYIRQHECFLQGRTDIERLLRFAIAKGQLPRDLDPILAAVMVQGLLFGILNNWTFSPHSFDLPENVTKVVDNCIHMFKTSPFILKTPRS encoded by the coding sequence ATGGCTAGAAGTACAAAAGAAGAAGCACTGGAAACGCGCGGCCGCATCCTGGATGCGGCCGCGGAAGTGTTTCATCAGCACGGCGTATCGCGGACTACCCTGGCTGATGTCGCCAGTGCAGCTGACGTGACGCGCGGTGCTATCTATTGGCACTTCAAGAACAAAAGCGATTTATTTGATGCAATGTGCGAGCGGGTGCGCCTGCCGATGGAAGCGATGATTGAAAAAACCGCCGACGAAAATGCGCATGATCCGTTAAATCAGTTTCGCAACAGATGTTTGTATACCCTGCAAGAAGCGACGCTGAACCCGCAGTCGCGCAAAATTTTTGAAATCGTTCTGCACAAGTGCGAACTGGTAGACCCTGAGGATCCTATTTATATCCGCCAGCATGAATGTTTCTTGCAAGGCCGTACCGATATAGAACGCTTGTTGCGCTTTGCGATTGCAAAAGGACAGCTGCCGCGCGACTTAGATCCTATCTTGGCAGCGGTCATGGTGCAAGGGCTGTTGTTTGGTATTTTGAATAACTGGACCTTCAGCCCGCACAGCTTTGATCTCCCGGAGAACGTAACCAAGGTGGTCGACAACTGCATTCACATGTTCAAGACTTCGCCGTTCATCCTGAAAACACCGCGATCCTAG
- a CDS encoding TolC family outer membrane protein, with translation MRNTIVVASLIASALLAANAQAVDLVQTYQLALANDPVYTSARYALSASNETSVQGRAALLPVVGFGGNYSRSGQSWNTITNNYSLQLTQPLFRPAYWQQYQESKLSVAAGEVKFAQAQQDLILRVSQAYFDTLTAQDVLASLQAQKSAIAEQLASAKRNFEVGTATITDTNEAQASYDLVIAQEIAAANNLEVARNVLQQIIGKPPAPLATLRPGVQLSAPQPAAIETWVSSAEDQNFGVIGQQIALDTAKYDIKKSRAGHLPTVDLIASRAHSDVSGSDIPFYNVSQMTNSIGVQWTIPLYAGGAVNSSVRQAVALEDKARSDLENARRTAALNARQAYLGVSSGLAQVKAYEAAEISSQSSLDSNRLGYQVGVRINIDVLNAQQQLYSTRRDLAKARYDTLMNSLKLKSAVGTLKEEDLQQINVLLAPATY, from the coding sequence ATGCGCAATACCATTGTGGTCGCCTCTTTGATCGCCAGCGCATTGCTGGCGGCGAATGCACAGGCGGTCGACCTGGTCCAGACTTATCAGCTGGCGCTGGCCAATGATCCGGTCTATACCAGTGCGCGTTATGCGCTGAGTGCAAGCAACGAGACCAGCGTCCAGGGCCGCGCGGCGCTGCTGCCGGTGGTCGGCTTCGGCGGCAATTACAGCCGCTCCGGACAATCGTGGAACACCATCACCAATAATTACAGCCTGCAACTGACCCAACCGCTATTCCGGCCGGCTTACTGGCAGCAGTACCAGGAAAGCAAACTGTCGGTGGCTGCGGGCGAAGTCAAGTTTGCCCAGGCCCAGCAGGATCTGATCTTGCGGGTAAGTCAGGCTTATTTCGATACGCTGACAGCGCAGGACGTCCTGGCTTCCCTGCAGGCGCAAAAGAGTGCAATTGCCGAGCAACTGGCTTCCGCCAAGCGCAATTTCGAAGTCGGCACCGCCACCATCACCGATACCAACGAGGCGCAAGCCAGTTACGACCTGGTAATCGCGCAGGAAATCGCCGCGGCCAACAATTTGGAAGTCGCACGCAATGTCCTGCAGCAGATTATCGGCAAGCCGCCCGCGCCGCTGGCGACCTTGCGCCCCGGGGTCCAGCTGAGCGCACCGCAACCTGCGGCGATCGAAACCTGGGTCAGCAGCGCGGAAGATCAGAATTTCGGCGTGATCGGCCAACAGATTGCGCTAGATACGGCAAAGTACGACATCAAGAAAAGCCGCGCAGGCCACCTGCCGACGGTTGACCTGATCGCCAGTCGTGCGCATTCGGATGTCAGCGGCAGCGATATTCCCTTCTACAACGTCTCGCAGATGACCAACTCGATCGGCGTGCAGTGGACTATTCCTTTATATGCCGGCGGCGCGGTCAACAGCAGCGTGCGGCAAGCGGTGGCATTGGAAGACAAGGCACGCTCTGACCTGGAAAATGCTCGCAGGACTGCGGCATTGAATGCGCGCCAAGCCTATCTTGGCGTCAGTAGCGGCCTGGCCCAGGTCAAGGCTTATGAGGCGGCCGAGATTTCCAGCCAGTCGTCGCTGGATTCGAATCGTCTTGGCTATCAGGTCGGCGTGCGCATCAATATCGATGTGCTGAATGCGCAACAGCAGCTGTATTCCACGCGCAGGGATCTGGCCAAGGCGCGCTACGACACGCTAATGAATAGCCTGAAACTGAAGTCCGCAGTTGGCACCCTGAAGGAAGAAGATCTGCAGCAGATCAATGTCTTGCTGGCCCCGGCGACCTATTGA
- a CDS encoding rhodanese-like domain-containing protein, giving the protein MQHLTASELAAWIADPQRPTPLLLDVREPWEYETCHIAAAQLMPMQTVPAHLNDLEEDQAIVCICHHGTRSMQVAAFLERHGFSSVSNLTGGVHAWAQQVDPAMPTY; this is encoded by the coding sequence ATGCAACATCTAACCGCCTCAGAACTGGCCGCCTGGATTGCTGACCCTCAGCGGCCGACGCCGTTGCTGCTGGATGTGCGCGAACCGTGGGAATACGAAACTTGCCACATCGCCGCAGCCCAGCTGATGCCGATGCAAACGGTTCCGGCGCATCTGAACGATCTGGAAGAAGACCAGGCCATCGTCTGCATCTGCCATCATGGCACGCGCAGTATGCAGGTCGCGGCGTTTCTTGAACGCCACGGTTTTTCCTCGGTCAGCAACCTGACCGGCGGTGTCCATGCCTGGGCCCAGCAGGTTGATCCTGCCATGCCGACCTACTAA
- a CDS encoding protein-L-isoaspartate O-methyltransferase family protein produces MNIEQARFNMIEQQIRPWNVLDLDILELLTVVRREDFVPAAYKSLAFSDTEIPLPGANGESMFPPKLEARLLQEAAVKKHEQVLEIGSGSGYMAALLCYKARHVTTVEIDPELKALAASNLVTYGITNVDVAQGNGAQGWDLSETKTFDVIFISGSLSVLPDAFLKQLNVGGRIVAIVGDAPVMFAQIITRTSDTNYTTVHLFETDVKPLREAAVHSQFKF; encoded by the coding sequence ATGAATATCGAACAAGCCCGCTTCAATATGATCGAACAGCAAATTCGCCCCTGGAACGTGCTGGATCTGGACATTCTGGAATTGCTGACGGTAGTCCGCCGCGAAGACTTCGTGCCGGCAGCCTACAAAAGCCTGGCGTTTTCCGACACCGAGATCCCGCTGCCTGGCGCAAATGGCGAAAGCATGTTCCCGCCAAAGTTAGAAGCGCGCTTGCTGCAGGAAGCCGCAGTCAAGAAACACGAACAAGTATTGGAAATCGGCTCGGGCTCGGGCTATATGGCTGCTTTGCTGTGCTACAAGGCTAGACATGTCACGACAGTTGAAATCGATCCGGAACTGAAGGCGCTGGCCGCCAGCAACCTGGTCACCTATGGCATCACCAATGTCGATGTCGCCCAAGGCAACGGCGCCCAAGGCTGGGATCTGAGCGAAACCAAGACCTTCGACGTGATCTTCATCTCGGGTTCGTTGTCGGTGTTGCCGGATGCTTTTCTCAAGCAACTCAATGTCGGCGGCCGTATCGTCGCCATCGTAGGCGACGCGCCGGTGATGTTTGCACAAATCATTACCCGCACTTCGGACACCAATTACACCACGGTGCATTTGTTTGAGACGGACGTCAAGCCATTGCGCGAAGCCGCCGTCCATTCCCAGTTCAAATTCTAA
- a CDS encoding TetR/AcrR family transcriptional regulator gives MNCPFSSKPRWARRKEARPQEVLAAALDLFVERGFAATRLGDVAARAGISKGTLYLYFENKEELFKAVVRENMLPVLDEADDTIDGYSGASTDLFRELILGWWERIGATKLAGITKLMMAESANFPELATFYREEISARGDAMIVRMLERGVERGEFRAIDVRQTANVIVAPVIMLMIWQQPFNPCHKEALDSASYLNSFIDLCLNGLQQSKPASG, from the coding sequence ATGAACTGCCCTTTCAGCTCCAAACCCCGCTGGGCACGACGCAAAGAAGCACGGCCGCAGGAAGTACTGGCGGCCGCGCTGGATTTGTTCGTCGAGCGCGGCTTTGCCGCTACCCGGCTGGGTGACGTAGCCGCGCGCGCCGGCATCTCTAAAGGCACGCTCTACCTGTACTTCGAGAATAAGGAAGAATTGTTCAAGGCAGTGGTGCGCGAAAACATGCTGCCGGTGCTGGATGAAGCCGACGATACCATTGACGGTTATAGCGGCGCCAGCACAGACTTGTTCCGCGAGCTGATTCTCGGCTGGTGGGAGCGTATCGGCGCCACCAAACTAGCCGGCATCACCAAGCTAATGATGGCTGAGTCAGCCAATTTCCCAGAGCTGGCGACCTTCTACCGCGAAGAAATCAGTGCCCGCGGCGACGCCATGATCGTGCGTATGCTTGAGCGCGGCGTCGAGCGTGGCGAATTCCGCGCGATTGACGTCCGCCAAACTGCCAATGTGATCGTTGCACCCGTGATTATGTTGATGATATGGCAGCAACCTTTCAATCCCTGCCACAAGGAAGCACTGGATTCGGCAAGCTATCTGAACAGCTTCATCGATTTGTGTCTGAACGGCCTGCAGCAGTCAAAACCGGCATCCGGCTGA